In Spinacia oleracea cultivar Varoflay chromosome 5, BTI_SOV_V1, whole genome shotgun sequence, a single window of DNA contains:
- the LOC110795939 gene encoding uncharacterized protein, translated as MGWKAAQKLIRNWKILRGDNVMIIRGKDKGETGTVKRVVRSQNRVIVEGKNLVKKHIKQGQGHEGGIFTVEAPLHVSNVQVVDPVTGKPCKVGIRYLEDGGKVRVARGIGASGAIIPRPEILKIRTTPRPAAPGPKDTVMEFVLEKTYNSKTGEGMPNL; from the exons ATGGGATGGAAGGCGGCTCAAAAACTTATTAGGAATTGGAAGATTCTGAGAGGGGATAAT GTGATGATAATTAGGGGCAAAGATAAAGGTGAAACCGGCACTGTTAAGCGTGTGGTTCGATCTCAGAATCGTGTTATTGTTGAGGGAAAAAACCTT GTCAAAAAACATATTAAACAAGGGCAAGGCCACGAAGGTGGCATTTTTACAGTTGAAGCGCCACTACATGTCTCAAATGTGCAAGTTGTTGATCCAGTTACTGG AAAACCTTGCAAGGTAGGAATTCGATATCTAGAGGATGGCGGAAAGGTCAGAGTTGCGAGAGGTATAGGAGCATCAGGGGCCATTATCCCTCGCCCTGAAATTTTGAAGATAAGGACCACACCAAGGCCTGCTGCTC CTGGTCCTAAGGATACCGTGATGGAATTTGTGCTGGAAAAGACATACAATTCTAAGACCGGAGAGGGGATGCCGAACCTTTAA